DNA from Salinibacterium sp. dk2585:
GACCTGCTGCGCAACCTGACACTCGCGGTGGCGCTGCGAGCCGACACCGTCGTGTCGCCCTCGGCGCACCAGGCGCGCGACCTACAGGATGCCGGCGTGGAGGCACCCGTCGAGGTGGTGCCGAACCCCATCGCGACCTCCGGTCGCCTTTCTGTGCCGCTGTCAGAGGAGGCGGCAGCGCATCCGTCGTTCCTTTGGGTGGCTCGCTGCGAGGCCGTCAAACGGCCCCTTGTCTTCGCGGAGGCGGCAGTCGCCGCCCTGCAGGCCACCCCGGGGGCATTCTCGGTCGACTTCGTCGGTGACGGCAGCGAACTCGCGGCGTTGCGCAGGGTGGTCGCCGACCGCCCCGAGATCCGGGTGCACGGCAACCTGCCACACGAGCGCGTGCTCCAGATGATGGACGAGTCGGCCATGGTGGTGCTCACCTCGCTCGGCTTCGACAACCAGCCAATGACCATCGCCGAGGCCGTGAGTCGGCAGCGCGGCGTGTTGTACTGCGACCCGAAGCTCCGAGAGGGGCTTGAGAGCTCCGGCTATCTCTCGGAGACTCCGGATGCCGAGGGGCTTGCGACCGCCCTCACCGCCCTGTCGCGCGACCCTCAGCGCGTGCTTGAGCTCTCGCGCGGTGCTGTGCGGGACCGGGAGCTCTTCGACCCGGCCCACTACGTGGAGCGTATGCTCGCGATCTACGCCGCCTGAGCTGTTCGGAGAGGGGCTCAGCCAATTCGCTCAGCCGACTTTGTGCAGCCACACGACCTGGTTGGAGTCGCTCGCGTGGCGGAAGGCCTCGAGTTCGTCGTCCCACGCCTGGCCGAGCGCGAGTCGCAGTTCGCGGTGCAGCTCGAAGGCGTCGGAGCCAGCGACCTCCATCGCGTAGCGGATGCGGTCCTCGGGGATGACGACATTGCCAGCCGTATCGGTCTGGGCGAAGAAGATCCCGAGGTCGGGAGTGTGTAGCCACCGTCCGCCGTCGCTGCCGGGAGTCGGATCCTCGGTGACCTCGTAGCGGAGGTGTTCCCACCCGCGAAGGGCGGATGCGAGCGCAGCGCCTGTGCCCTGCTCGCCCTCCCAGTAGAACTCGGTGCGGAGCGCGCCTTTCAGCACGGGCTGTTCGGCCCAGTCAAAGCTGACGGCGCGATCAAGAGCGCGACCTGCGGCCCATTCGATATGCGGGGCAAGCGCGCGAGGAGCGGAGTGCACAAAAAGCACCCCGCGTGCAGTTGCTGCAGCCACAATCTCTCCATTCCCTTTGGTGCGACTTCCCCATCGACCACTGGAATGCAGGCTGCGTGCAGCGAGAATCTTCAGTTATGGCGCGAACGCCTCCTAGAAGTATGCCGGAACATGGGGACTAATGACAAGCCTGTCATTCGCTATCCGAAATCGACTCGCGGACGCTTGCCCGCTCTCGCCGCCGGTTCACTTCGCCTCGGCGTAGCTCTTCACGATCGCAACCGAGAGGGGGAAGCGAATGGGTAACTCCCCGAAGAGCAGCCTGCCTGCCTCAGATGCCGCCTCCGCTACGGCCCGAGACACCTCATCGGCCAGTGCATCCGGGGCGTCAATGACGAGCTCGTCGTGGAGGAAGAACACGAGGCGGGGACCATTGGCCGAGGCATCGAGCGCGTGGAGGCGCTGTCGCAGCGCCGCCATCCAGCACAACGCCCATTCCGCGGCCGTGCCCTGCACGACGAAGTTGCGAGTGAATCGACCCCAGGAGCGCGCGGCCGAGCGGGCTCGCTCCTGCACAGCGCCTGCCACACCCTCAGCACTCGCGAGCGACTGCAGCTCGCGCCACTCTTCACCGGGCAGCGGTGAACCGCGCCCCAGCAGCGTCGAGACTCGCTCTCCCCGTTCCCCCGCGCGTGCCGCCGCCTCGACGAGCGCGATCGCCCGGGGATAGGCGCGGGCGAGCGAGGGCATGAGCCTCCCGCTCTCGCCCTGTGTCGCGCCATACATCGCGCCAAGCATGGCCAGCTTCGCCTGTTGCCTCGTCGCGACGGCGCCTCGCTCGACGATGCCCGCGTAGAGATCGCCTTGCGCGCCGGCCTCGACCATGCCGCGATCCCTCGCCATGGCAGCGAGGATGCGCGGTTCGAGTTGAGCGGCATCCGCCACAACCAAGACGCGCCCGTGGTCGGACAGAACAGCACCCCGCACCTGCTTCGGCAGTTGCAGGGCTCCCCCGCCGCCGCGGCTGGCCCAGCGCCCCGTCACGACGCCGCCGGGCACATAGTCCGGGTGAAACCGACCCTCGCGCACGTTACTGTCGAGCCAGTGCCATCCGTTCGCGCTGTGAAGCCTCGCGAGCGACTTGTACTGGAGCAGAAAAGGCACGACCGGATGCTCGACGCGCTGCAACTCCCACTTGCTGGTGGACTCGACCTGCAGCCCGGCACGTCGCAGCGCCTTCAGCACGGCCGCCGCGGAGTCCGGGTTCAGATCGGGCGCACCAAGGGCGGCACGGATGTCGCGGGCAAGCGCCTCCATGCGCGCCGGCCGCTCGCCGGTCCTGGGCCGCGGGCCGAGTTCGCGCACCAGCAGCTCCTCGTGCACGTCAGCGCGCCACGGCAGCCCGACGTGCCGAATCTCCGCCGCAACGAGAGCACCGGCCGATTCGGCGGAAAGCAGAAGGCCGAGCGCCTTGGGCGTGGCTCGACGCTGGCGCGAGAACTCCTCCACGGGATCGACGCCGGGAAGGCCGTGGACGGGCTCCAATTCGAACAGCGCATCGGCGGCACGCTGTGTCGGCCCGTCGCCGGGCGGCTCGTCAAGCGGGTCGTGCGGGGCGGTCGCGACATCCGTTGTCTCCGTGTGTGGCGAACTGCGGAGGATGGCGCGGCTCAGGCGCAGGTCGACGCAGCGCTCCACGCGCACACCCGCGTCGAGCAACGACGGATACCAGCGGTCGGTGTCGTCCCAGACCCACCGCGGTCGATCATGCTTTCGCCGCGCCACCTCGGACGCGAAGGCACTCGTGGGCACGTCGCTCGACTCTCGCGGCGTGCCCGCGTCGTCCACCGTCGTGAGCCGCACTCCCGAAGGGATGGAACTCGCGACGATGTGCACCAGCCAAGTCTGGCGTATGCCACCGACAGCCGCCCCCGCGCTACGCGCGGACCTCCCTAGTGGAGGAGCGAGCCGTCCTTCGCGAGGACATTCTTCTCGCCCGCCTCGATCGGCACAGCGAAACGGTTCTGCTTCGGCGGCATGGGGCAGTTGAAGGCGTAGGAGAAGGCGCAGGGGGGAAGCACGGCGAGGTTGAAGTCGAGCGTGATCGTGCCATCGGGGTTGGGCGCCACGAAGAGGAATCGTCCGACACTGTAGGTGCTCTCACCGTTCGTGGCGTCGGCGAAGACGAGTTGGAGCGCACGCCCCGACTTGAATGCGGCCAGGTTGTACTCCGTGCCGTCCTTCTCGAAGGAGATCTCGCCCGGGATCACCATCTCGCGCGTCTTGCCGTCATCCTTGAGGTGTTCGAAGCCGAGGGTCGTGCCCTCCGGGTTCTCGCGGAAGGTGCCCGTGATGACCCAGTCGGGGTTGTACGGGAAGGCATCGATCGTGCCGAAGTTCTGGATCGCCGCGGAGTTGGCGTCCCACACGCGCAGCGCATAGCCACCGTCCACCGCGATCACGAAGCCGCTCACCGTGTCGCTGAAGCTGATCGAGGACGGCGAGTCAGAGTCCTTGCCGCGCACGGTGACCGAGCCGTCGACAAGATCACCATCGACGAGGATGCCATCGGCAGCGGTGGCCGTGAGCTGCACGCCCGATCCACCCTCATCGAGCGGTGCCCAAGTACCGGGTACACCCCAAACGGTCTGTGCGGAGTCGATGAGCTGCGTCGTCGTGAGCGCCAGGCTGCCCTGGGGCGTGATGACCGATTCATCGCGACGGCGACGGAACGTGGCAAGACGGGCTTCGGGTGTCATGGTGTCGGTCATAGGTCCATCCTCTCGGCTGACACAGGATGCAACGCGGACGTGGGCCGCGTGTTCCATCGGGACACAAAAAAGTCGGCCCCCGCCGAGTGGCGGGGGCCGACAAAGTCTCACGTGATGCGTCGCACGATGGCGATGCGATCAGTCAAACTCAGAGGGGGCGGATGTTCTCCGCCTGCGGGCCCTTGGGGCCCTGGGCGAGGTCGAACTCGACCCGCTGGTTCTCGTCGAGCGAGCGGTAGCCGCTCGTCGAGATCGCCGAGTAGTGTGCGAACACATCGGGGCTGCCGTCTTCGGGGGCGATGAAGCCGAATCCCTTTTCAGCGTTAAACCACTTAACGGTTCCTGTTGCCATTTTTTCTTCTCCTTCAGGAGCTCTTCGCGTGACTCCGACCTCCGGAGTCACTCGTCGCGGTGATCATCGTCCGCTCCCGAAAGAAACCCGTGCCGGCCTGTGAGGGCCAGAACGGTCAATCAAGATCTGCGAGGTACTGCAACTGCTATCTCCGACCCTAGTGCACAGCGCTCGGAACGCAATAGGTATTCGCATGCATTGACCTCAGGTTCACAGGCTCGACCTTCCGCGTGCAGCCCGGGGAGAGGTCAGGGAGAGGCGCTCGCTGTGCGCTCATGCCGCGGCATCCGCAGTCCGAACAGCGAGGCCCCAAGCAACAGCACCGCCGCAGATGCGAAGGCCGCCGGGTAGGACACCGCGTCGAGCAGCGCCCCGGCGACGAGGGGGCCGACGATCGCACCGGCATCCGAGAATGCGGAGAAGACGGCGACCGGGCGAGCATTGCGCGGGCCGGCCGCGTCACCGAGCGCGGCGGCTGGCGCGGTGCCCATGAAGGCGGCGACCACACCGTAGGCACACAGGAGCACGATCAGCAGCGGCAGGCTTCGCACGAACGGGATCGCCATCATGAGCACGGCAGCCGCTGCGAAGGCACCGATGATCGCCGGGCGACGACCCACCCTGTCGACAAAGCGCCCAGCTGGCCCGAGGGCAATCGCCTGCACGACGGCCGCGATCGCGAAGGCAACGCCCGTCCACACGGCGGTCTCGTGGAGCAGCTCCACGACGAGGACCGGGATGAGGGCGCTGCGGACGCCCATCGATCCCCACCCCTGCGCGAAGTTCGCGAGGCACGCCGCGATGAAACGAGAATCCCGCACGACCTGACGCATTGGGATGCGCGCGGCAGCATCAGCGGATGGCCTGGCATCCACTCGACTCAGCAGGAGCAAGCCAACAAGGCCGGCGATCACGAGCGTTGCCGAGTAGAAGAAGAACGGCGCGCGCAGGGAGATGACCGCGAGGATGCCGCCGATGCCGGGACCCGCCATGCCACCGATGAGGAAGCCCGACTGGTAGAAGCCGACAGCGCGTCCGCGCCGTTCAGGGGCAGTCGTAGCGAGCAGCAGGGTCATCGCCGAGACGGAGAACATCGCCGAGCCAATGCCGCCGGCCCCCCTCAGCAGGAGTACCTGCGGGTAGTTCGCCGCGAGGCCCACCAGGCCGCTGGAGATTGCGACGATACCGATGCCGATTGCGAGGATGGTGCGCTCGCCGCCGCGGTCGACGAGGCGGCCCACGAAAGGAGTCGCGATGAGTCGCATGAGCGCGAACGCCGACACGACCGCACCGACCTCGAGGAACCCGACGTCAAAACTCCGCACATACACGGGGAGCACGGGGATCACGACGCCGAAACCGAGCATCACGAAGAATGCAATGACGCCCAGAATGATCACGTCGCGTTCGAGTCGCTCGCCCTTCGGCGGAAAGAACCGGGAGAGAAGGGCGTTCATCACGCATCAAGCCTAGGACGGGAGCCTGCGGGCACGGCACGGGGTGTGCGCTCGATATCCTCTCGACATGCCTTCGAAGCGCCGCTTGCGTCTGTCCCCCGTTCGCACCGGCGGGATCGTCGCCGGCGCGGTGCTGCTCGCGGTGCTGCTCGTCACGGCCGCCACACCGTGGCCTTCGGCGATGCTGATTAGGTGGGTCTTCGGCATGGGCGCCGAACGCAATGTCGACATCATGCAGCAGTTCGCGCCGACCGAGGTCAGCTCTGAGATCGACGTGCAGCCCGCGGTACACGACGAGGCCCTCGCATTCGACCTGTTCCTGCCTGACGACGGCTCTGATGCGCTGCTGCCGACTGTCGTCTGGGTCCACGGCGGCGCCTGGATCTCAGGATCGAAATCGGATGTCGCGCCATACCTCCAGATTCTCGCGTCGGAAGGCTATGCGGCCGTGGGCCTGGCCTACGAGTACGGTCCTGAGGTCACCTACAGCGCAGCGGTGCACCAGCTGAATGCCGCGTTGGCAGAACTCGTGGAGCGGTCGGATGAGCTCCGCATCGACCCGGATCGGATCGTGCTCGCGGGCGACTCCGCGGGGGCACAGCTGGCAAGCCAACTCGCCACACTCACGGTCAACGACTCCTATGCGAACCTGCTCGGACTTGCTCCGGCGCTCAAGGCCGGACAACTCGTTGGCGTCGTGCTCAACTGCGGCGTCTACGACCTCCGCGCGATGGCCGAGCTGAGCGGCATCACTGCCTGGGGCTTCAAGACCGCGCTCTGGGCTTACACGGGCACCCGCGACTGGTCATCGACGTCTGCGGGAGCGACGATGTCCACCGTCAACTTCGTCACAGAGGACTTCCCCGCCACGTTCATCACGGGTGGCAACGGCGACGGCCTCACGTGGCTCCAATCCGTGCCGATGCATCACGCCCTGCAGGACAAGGATGTCGACGTCACCGCCCTCTTCTGGGCCGCCGAGCACGAGCCCGCACTCCCCCACGAGTACCAATTCCAGCTCGACCGCCCAGAGGCGCAGGAGGCGCTGGCGCAGACTCTCGGCTTCCTGGAACGGGTGACGGAAGCCCCAAGCCGCTAGGGCGGCGAAGTCTGTTGGGCGCAGCCCCGTCCGCCGCCTGAGCGCGGGCGCGAAGAGAACGTTCGACACCGCCGTGTTTGCATACGGCCCGGCGCTGAGCCATGCTCGTGGTCATGTCGGGTGAACCTAGTGGCTTTGAGTTCGATGTCCGCGGCGACCGCGTCGAGATTCGGCACAGCGGTCGTCTCGCTGCGACGTTGCGCAAAGCCGCCGTCACAAAGTTCCTGAGCGACATTGAGCGGGCCGACCCCCAGCAGGTGATGGCGCGCGTTACGGGAAACTACAAGCGCGGCAACGAACGTGCGCACACTCGCCGACCATAAGCGCAACCCTCAGGGTAACGACCATGCGAGGGAGTCCGAACCGGACGCCGCGCCACGTGTCTCCCTCCGAGCGTGACCGAGTATGACGCGATAGTAGGGCGGACGGGACTTGAACCCGTGACCGACGGATTATGAGTCCGCTGCTCTAACCAGCTGAGCTACCGCCCCGTGGCCACCCGCGGAGTCAGGGAGCTGGCTCACCAAGAGTGACATCGGTCGCCGGATCTGCGACCGCTTCCCCACGATACAGGCTCTCGAAGGTGCTCAGCGTGCGCTCGATGTCGTGTGCCTCGATCAGCTTGAGGCTCGCCCGCTTGAGTTGCAGCGCCTCGTCCCAGGGCATCCGGAGCACGCGCGTCAGCTTGTCTGCCAGGCCATCGGAATCACCGGGCTCGAAGAGGAAGCCGTTCTCGCCATCGTGCACGAGATGCGGCAGCGCCATCGCGTCGGCGGCCACGACCGGCAGTCCCGAAGCCATGGCCTCCATCGTGGCAATGCTCTGCAGCTCTGCAATGGAGGGCATCGCGAAGACCGAGGCGCGCGTGAGCACGGAACGGAGCTCCTCGTCACTCACATACCCGGTGAAATTGACGTTCGAACGGATGCCGAGCGAGACAGCGAGCTGCTTGAGCGCCGCGAGCTGGTCACCGCCGCCCACGATGTCGACCTTGACGTCGAGCGCGGGGTCGAGCTTCGCGACCGCGCGCAGGAGGACGTCGATGTGCTTCTCCCCCGTCACACGCCCAACGAAGACGATGCGGTGTTCCTTCGGCTGCTCGAAACTCGGCGTGTACAGGCTCGCGTCGATACCGCAGGAGATCGCGTGCACGCCCTTGACGGTGGTCTCGTCCTCGAGGAACGCCGCAGCCTTCTTGGTGGGCGTCGTGACCGCCGCGCACAGCGCGAAGGTGCGCGACGCATCCGCCCACACCGCCCGAATGACGGGCTTCTGCAGGAACTTCGGCAGCAGTGCGTGCTCGATCATGTTCTCGGGCATGAAGTGGTTGGTGCCAATGACACGGATGCCTCGCTTGCTCGCCTGCCTCGCGAGGCCGCGGCCCACGACGATGTGGGACTGGATGTGCACGACATCGGGCTTGACCTCGTCGAGGATGCGAGCCGCATGGGCCTGGGACCGCCACGGCAGCACGAACCGCAGCCAGTCATGCGGATACCAGCGCCACGAATAGACGCGGTGGACGGTGAACTTGGCACCGTCATGTTCCTCGGTGAATCGACCGTGGCGCCGACTGAATGCGGGCGCCTCCACGACGACGTCATGTCCTCGTTGAGTGAGGCCGGCGGCGAGCCGTGAAGCGAAATTCGCAGCGCCGTTCACATCGGGGGGAAAGGTGTCGCACCCGATCAGCACGCGCAGCGGCGACGGCTGCGAGGTCGTCGAGTCGGGAGCAGCTCGGTGTTCTTGCACGCGGATGGGTTCCTTTTTGTGGTGTACCGCCTGGCGGCAGGGTGCGGCCCGGGTGGGGCGGAAAGCTCGCACTAACCTACCGCAGGCGTGGCTGATCCCCTGGTCAGGCGCGCGACTGTGGATGATGCTGCGCGAGCATGAAGACTCCACGCACGGCAAGGGCACCCGCCACAAGGAAGACGAGGAGCACCGACCAGTGGGCGTCGCTCGCCTCGCCCAACACCGTGATGCCGATCGTCACGGCAATGATGGGGTCCACGACCGTAAGACCGGCGATCACGAGGTCAGGAGGACCAGAGGCATAGGCGTTCTGCACGAAGTAGCCCCCGAGCACCGTGCCGATCAGGAGCGCGATGAGCGCGGCGAAGGTGAGCCACTCGAAGTCGCCCGTCTTCATGCGGTCGATGACAACCTTGGCGAGCGTCGCAACGAAGCCATAGAGGATGCCGGCGCCGAGGATGTACATGAGCGCCTTGAGCCGACTTCGGTACACGACGAACAGCACGGCGAACGCGATCGCGACGACGGCGAGGATGCCGAGGATCACCAGCACCTGTGTATTGCTCACGGGATGGGAACGCGTCGTGAACGCGGCGACGCCGACGAAGAGTGCGACGCCGACGACGCAGAACGCGATCGCCCGGATGCTGACGCCATCCAGCTTCACCCTGGACACGCGAGCGTTGAGCACGGCGGTGATGACGAGCGCGACGGCGCCGAGCGGCTGTACGAGCGTGATCGGTGCGAGATAGAGGCTCGTCAGCTGCAGCACGACCGCGAGCCCGAGCATCGCGGTACCGATGAGCCACGAGGGGCGCGCCGCAAGATGAGCGAGCTGTCGCAGGCTGAGTCCGGCCGTCTTTGCGCCCGGCTGGAGGGCCTCGACGCCTGCCGACTGCTCTTCGGCCTGCGCACGAGCCTCAACCTGGGCAACACCGCGGTGCTGTAGCTGTGCGCCCACGGCGAGGAAGACTGCGCCAAGCAGCGCCACGGGGATTCCGAGGTACTGCAACGGAGTCAGTGACTCCACCGCGAGAGAGGTCAGGTCTGGCAGCACGTGACGACACTACCGGGTGACGCCGGGATATTCTTGCCGAATGGCCGTGCTACCGATCGTCATCACAGGTGACCCTGTGCTCCATACTCCCGCGGGGCCTGTCAAGGACTTCAACGACGAGCTCCGCAGCCTCGTCGATGACATGTTCGAGACGATGGATGCCGCGCCCGGCGTCGGCCTCGCCGCACCACAGGTCGGTGTGCCGCTCCGCGTCTTCGTCTATGGCTGGGTCGACGATGACGACGTGGAGTATCGCGGTGTCGCGATCAACCCGGAGTTGTGGCTCAGCCCGCTCTCTACCGCGCCACTGCACGACATGGCGGAGGCGGAGGGCTGCCTCTCGGTGCCCGGGGAACGCTACCCCCTCCGTCGCGCACACCGCATCATCCTCCGCGCACTCGACCTCGACGGCCAGCCCTACGAGATCACCGCCGATGGTTGGCTCGCGCGGATCTTCCAGCACGAATATGACCACCTCGACGGCGTGCTCTATGTCGATCGGCTGGACCATGCCAACGGAAAGGCAGCGGCGAAAGCCGTCAAGCGTGCGGGCTGGGGCACGCCAGGCCTGACCTGGATGCCAGGCGTCGACGACCTCGAGGGCTAAACCCCCGGTCA
Protein-coding regions in this window:
- a CDS encoding cold-shock protein, whose product is MATGTVKWFNAEKGFGFIAPEDGSPDVFAHYSAISTSGYRSLDENQRVEFDLAQGPKGPQAENIRPL
- a CDS encoding glycosyltransferase family 4 protein is translated as MRIAIVSDYLLDYVGGAQTSMLQQRKALQDAGHEVLLVSAKRMRGARLQADGDELHVRPDFVLPALLLPVVPNTARLRSMLRQVFERQRVEVVHVQTEFALAHAAADVAREMGIPLVHTVHTFYWASEGRWHVPLAPLVRTLLERFTGTRIPRLSLSQRGGFDDLLRNLTLAVALRADTVVSPSAHQARDLQDAGVEAPVEVVPNPIATSGRLSVPLSEEAAAHPSFLWVARCEAVKRPLVFAEAAVAALQATPGAFSVDFVGDGSELAALRRVVADRPEIRVHGNLPHERVLQMMDESAMVVLTSLGFDNQPMTIAEAVSRQRGVLYCDPKLREGLESSGYLSETPDAEGLATALTALSRDPQRVLELSRGAVRDRELFDPAHYVERMLAIYAA
- a CDS encoding bifunctional 3'-5' exonuclease/DNA polymerase gives rise to the protein MHIVASSIPSGVRLTTVDDAGTPRESSDVPTSAFASEVARRKHDRPRWVWDDTDRWYPSLLDAGVRVERCVDLRLSRAILRSSPHTETTDVATAPHDPLDEPPGDGPTQRAADALFELEPVHGLPGVDPVEEFSRQRRATPKALGLLLSAESAGALVAAEIRHVGLPWRADVHEELLVRELGPRPRTGERPARMEALARDIRAALGAPDLNPDSAAAVLKALRRAGLQVESTSKWELQRVEHPVVPFLLQYKSLARLHSANGWHWLDSNVREGRFHPDYVPGGVVTGRWASRGGGGALQLPKQVRGAVLSDHGRVLVVADAAQLEPRILAAMARDRGMVEAGAQGDLYAGIVERGAVATRQQAKLAMLGAMYGATQGESGRLMPSLARAYPRAIALVEAAARAGERGERVSTLLGRGSPLPGEEWRELQSLASAEGVAGAVQERARSAARSWGRFTRNFVVQGTAAEWALCWMAALRQRLHALDASANGPRLVFFLHDELVIDAPDALADEVSRAVAEAASEAGRLLFGELPIRFPLSVAIVKSYAEAK
- a CDS encoding DUF3145 domain-containing protein; the encoded protein is MAAATARGVLFVHSAPRALAPHIEWAAGRALDRAVSFDWAEQPVLKGALRTEFYWEGEQGTGAALASALRGWEHLRYEVTEDPTPGSDGGRWLHTPDLGIFFAQTDTAGNVVIPEDRIRYAMEVAGSDAFELHRELRLALGQAWDDELEAFRHASDSNQVVWLHKVG
- a CDS encoding MFS transporter, whose protein sequence is MNALLSRFFPPKGERLERDVIILGVIAFFVMLGFGVVIPVLPVYVRSFDVGFLEVGAVVSAFALMRLIATPFVGRLVDRGGERTILAIGIGIVAISSGLVGLAANYPQVLLLRGAGGIGSAMFSVSAMTLLLATTAPERRGRAVGFYQSGFLIGGMAGPGIGGILAVISLRAPFFFYSATLVIAGLVGLLLLSRVDARPSADAAARIPMRQVVRDSRFIAACLANFAQGWGSMGVRSALIPVLVVELLHETAVWTGVAFAIAAVVQAIALGPAGRFVDRVGRRPAIIGAFAAAAVLMMAIPFVRSLPLLIVLLCAYGVVAAFMGTAPAAALGDAAGPRNARPVAVFSAFSDAGAIVGPLVAGALLDAVSYPAAFASAAVLLLGASLFGLRMPRHERTASASP
- a CDS encoding multidrug DMT transporter permease, producing MLPDLTSLAVESLTPLQYLGIPVALLGAVFLAVGAQLQHRGVAQVEARAQAEEQSAGVEALQPGAKTAGLSLRQLAHLAARPSWLIGTAMLGLAVVLQLTSLYLAPITLVQPLGAVALVITAVLNARVSRVKLDGVSIRAIAFCVVGVALFVGVAAFTTRSHPVSNTQVLVILGILAVVAIAFAVLFVVYRSRLKALMYILGAGILYGFVATLAKVVIDRMKTGDFEWLTFAALIALLIGTVLGGYFVQNAYASGPPDLVIAGLTVVDPIIAVTIGITVLGEASDAHWSVLLVFLVAGALAVRGVFMLAQHHPQSRA
- a CDS encoding DUF1684 domain-containing protein → MTDTMTPEARLATFRRRRDESVITPQGSLALTTTQLIDSAQTVWGVPGTWAPLDEGGSGVQLTATAADGILVDGDLVDGSVTVRGKDSDSPSSISFSDTVSGFVIAVDGGYALRVWDANSAAIQNFGTIDAFPYNPDWVITGTFRENPEGTTLGFEHLKDDGKTREMVIPGEISFEKDGTEYNLAAFKSGRALQLVFADATNGESTYSVGRFLFVAPNPDGTITLDFNLAVLPPCAFSYAFNCPMPPKQNRFAVPIEAGEKNVLAKDGSLLH
- a CDS encoding alpha/beta hydrolase, which encodes MPSKRRLRLSPVRTGGIVAGAVLLAVLLVTAATPWPSAMLIRWVFGMGAERNVDIMQQFAPTEVSSEIDVQPAVHDEALAFDLFLPDDGSDALLPTVVWVHGGAWISGSKSDVAPYLQILASEGYAAVGLAYEYGPEVTYSAAVHQLNAALAELVERSDELRIDPDRIVLAGDSAGAQLASQLATLTVNDSYANLLGLAPALKAGQLVGVVLNCGVYDLRAMAELSGITAWGFKTALWAYTGTRDWSSTSAGATMSTVNFVTEDFPATFITGGNGDGLTWLQSVPMHHALQDKDVDVTALFWAAEHEPALPHEYQFQLDRPEAQEALAQTLGFLERVTEAPSR
- the def gene encoding peptide deformylase, with protein sequence MAVLPIVITGDPVLHTPAGPVKDFNDELRSLVDDMFETMDAAPGVGLAAPQVGVPLRVFVYGWVDDDDVEYRGVAINPELWLSPLSTAPLHDMAEAEGCLSVPGERYPLRRAHRIILRALDLDGQPYEITADGWLARIFQHEYDHLDGVLYVDRLDHANGKAAAKAVKRAGWGTPGLTWMPGVDDLEG
- a CDS encoding glycosyltransferase, with the translated sequence MQEHRAAPDSTTSQPSPLRVLIGCDTFPPDVNGAANFASRLAAGLTQRGHDVVVEAPAFSRRHGRFTEEHDGAKFTVHRVYSWRWYPHDWLRFVLPWRSQAHAARILDEVKPDVVHIQSHIVVGRGLARQASKRGIRVIGTNHFMPENMIEHALLPKFLQKPVIRAVWADASRTFALCAAVTTPTKKAAAFLEDETTVKGVHAISCGIDASLYTPSFEQPKEHRIVFVGRVTGEKHIDVLLRAVAKLDPALDVKVDIVGGGDQLAALKQLAVSLGIRSNVNFTGYVSDEELRSVLTRASVFAMPSIAELQSIATMEAMASGLPVVAADAMALPHLVHDGENGFLFEPGDSDGLADKLTRVLRMPWDEALQLKRASLKLIEAHDIERTLSTFESLYRGEAVADPATDVTLGEPAP